The following proteins are co-located in the Blastopirellula marina genome:
- a CDS encoding esterase, protein MKSIPIALSFITIGLLLYPNLAQAQPGRQRSPRVVSPEVLEDGKIAFRILAPEAKSVRLVSSDLGNLSENGALTKNEEGIWEVEIGPVKTPGPIRYRFNIDGVTVADPANRETSESNTTVFSLAYAPGLEFMELRDVPHGQVAEVTYHSKTLDRFRRMHVYTPPGYEKGNESYPVFYLLHGASDSDDSWSTVGRANLIIDNMIAAGEAKPMIVVMPDGHVGRMDRQQRGLQMQDFVKEFADDIVPTIEKTFRVKEGRANHAIAGLSMGGAQTLDIALNDLDDYAYVGVYSSGIFGLRQRSADQQNNGPTWEEQHIEVLKNPDLKDGLKLFWFSTGKDDFLVDVSRASVDLLKKHDFDVVYEETDGGHTWINWRNYLRKFAAQLFQDEPANTEASE, encoded by the coding sequence ATGAAATCAATCCCGATCGCATTGTCCTTCATCACTATTGGGTTGCTGCTTTACCCGAACTTGGCCCAGGCCCAACCAGGTCGGCAGCGTTCTCCACGGGTTGTCTCTCCGGAAGTGCTGGAAGACGGCAAGATCGCATTTCGCATCCTGGCACCTGAAGCGAAATCGGTTCGCCTGGTCAGTTCTGACCTGGGGAACCTTAGCGAGAACGGTGCCCTGACCAAGAATGAAGAAGGGATCTGGGAAGTCGAGATCGGACCGGTGAAAACGCCAGGACCGATCCGCTATCGGTTCAACATCGATGGCGTTACCGTTGCTGACCCGGCCAATCGCGAGACGAGTGAATCGAACACCACCGTCTTCAGCCTGGCCTATGCCCCAGGTTTGGAATTCATGGAGCTTCGCGATGTGCCGCATGGCCAAGTAGCGGAAGTGACCTATCACTCGAAGACGCTCGACCGATTTCGCCGGATGCACGTCTACACACCACCGGGATACGAGAAAGGAAACGAGTCATACCCCGTCTTCTATTTGCTGCATGGGGCGTCCGATAGTGATGACTCTTGGTCGACCGTGGGGCGGGCGAATTTAATCATCGACAACATGATCGCAGCCGGTGAAGCGAAGCCGATGATTGTGGTGATGCCCGATGGTCATGTTGGTCGGATGGATCGCCAACAACGCGGCCTGCAGATGCAGGACTTCGTCAAAGAGTTCGCCGACGACATTGTGCCGACCATTGAAAAAACGTTTCGAGTGAAAGAAGGTCGCGCGAATCACGCAATCGCTGGGCTTTCGATGGGGGGCGCTCAGACATTGGACATCGCGCTGAACGACCTGGATGACTACGCCTATGTTGGCGTTTATAGCTCAGGCATCTTTGGCCTGCGCCAACGTAGCGCCGACCAGCAGAACAATGGCCCGACCTGGGAAGAACAACACATCGAAGTGCTGAAGAATCCAGATCTTAAGGATGGCTTGAAGCTGTTTTGGTTCTCGACCGGTAAAGATGACTTCCTGGTCGACGTCTCGCGGGCCTCGGTGGATCTGTTAAAGAAGCATGACTTCGACGTTGTTTACGAAGAAACTGACGGCGGTCATACCTGGATCAATTGGCGAAACTATCTGCGGAAATTTGCGGCACAGTTATTCCAAGACGAACCGGCCAATACGGAAGCGAGCGAGTAA
- a CDS encoding sialate O-acetylesterase — protein sequence MPRITRILPAVLLLFSFGTTSLWAEDTYQVFILAGQSNMEGKASNELLEHQATDEKTKEFYAEFRKDDKWIERDDVMIKFLNRKGPLTIGYGSPNKTGLELAFGFAMGEAYDEPVLLIKTAWGGHSLYQKFRSPSAGMPSEEVLQEELAQAQKRVQNNNEKRNRNDPLPTMEQIKSEYGISYRAMLGEVDNTLKNAGELFPELKGKKPHIAGFVWFQGFNDMFGDYAPSEYAQNMKHLIHDIRKAWNSPNLPVVIGALGQNGSGEPQANMKKIQDAQFAMNQVPEFAGNVKTIATDEMVDKTAEDLFPGWQDHFEEWKLVGSDRPYHYLGSGIWYSRIGKKMAETMLELKKEASQN from the coding sequence ATGCCACGCATCACACGTATACTTCCGGCAGTACTATTGCTGTTTAGCTTTGGAACAACCAGCTTATGGGCAGAAGATACCTATCAGGTTTTCATCCTGGCAGGTCAATCGAATATGGAAGGAAAAGCAAGCAACGAACTGCTCGAGCATCAAGCGACCGACGAGAAGACCAAGGAGTTCTATGCTGAATTTCGGAAAGATGATAAATGGATCGAGCGTGACGACGTGATGATCAAGTTTCTTAATCGCAAAGGGCCACTTACCATTGGCTACGGATCTCCCAACAAAACTGGCCTCGAACTGGCGTTTGGGTTTGCGATGGGAGAGGCCTACGACGAACCAGTCCTGTTGATTAAGACTGCCTGGGGCGGGCATTCTTTATATCAAAAGTTCCGTTCCCCCAGCGCCGGCATGCCGAGCGAAGAAGTCCTGCAGGAAGAACTCGCCCAAGCTCAGAAGCGCGTCCAGAACAATAACGAGAAGCGAAACCGCAATGATCCCCTCCCGACTATGGAGCAAATCAAATCGGAATACGGTATCTCGTATCGCGCCATGCTGGGGGAAGTCGACAACACTCTGAAGAACGCGGGCGAATTGTTTCCAGAATTGAAAGGAAAAAAGCCCCACATTGCCGGATTCGTCTGGTTTCAAGGTTTCAATGACATGTTCGGGGACTACGCCCCTAGCGAGTACGCACAGAACATGAAGCATCTGATTCACGACATTCGTAAAGCTTGGAACTCGCCGAACTTGCCAGTCGTTATTGGTGCTCTCGGTCAGAACGGCTCCGGCGAACCGCAAGCAAACATGAAGAAGATCCAAGACGCCCAGTTCGCAATGAACCAAGTTCCCGAGTTTGCCGGTAATGTGAAGACGATCGCAACCGACGAGATGGTCGACAAGACGGCCGAAGACCTATTCCCTGGTTGGCAAGATCACTTCGAAGAATGGAAGCTTGTCGGTTCGGACCGACCTTACCATTACTTGGGCAGTGGCATCTGGTATAGCCGTATCGGCAAGAAAATGGCCGAGACAATGCTCGAACTGAAGAAAGAAGCGAGTCAGAACTAA
- a CDS encoding sulfatase-like hydrolase/transferase, translating to MPRPKRLAISCRMIIAAMVLFAAAGRLSAEQTLPNILVIYADDLGYGDVSGYNSEAKVTTANLDQLAKEGMRFTDAHSPSTVCTPSRYGVMTGRMPFRLNYRGVFVGVGGPCLIDNDRLTLPEMLKQSGYATAMFGKWHIGLSFFDKEGKPIDQRRDLNGVEKVRATDFTRKIPDGPLAHGFDQFFGTACCPTTDWLYAWIDGDQIPVPPTKVRAAEPLRDFFPYAGDCRPGLVADDFDLFEVDLVFLEKSQAFLKHHVQKHPNQPFFLFHSTQAVHLPSLPAKAFQGKTNAGVHGDFIYEFDWVVGQLLKTLDELNVADNTMVIVTSDNGPETITVLDMRKRFEHDGAHPFRGMKRDQWEGGHRVPFIVRWPGKVAPGMTSTETICQTDLMRTIADMVGVTIPQGAAEDSFSFLPVLKGEKYSNPIRPYTLHTTINLSMAIRQGDWKYLDHPGSGGNNYQQGALSIYRLEDTDPTAPGQLYNLKSDPGETTNVYSQHPEIVKQLKQQLETSKQQGRSRP from the coding sequence GTGCCTCGTCCGAAACGTCTAGCGATTTCATGTCGTATGATCATTGCCGCAATGGTCCTGTTTGCTGCGGCAGGCAGGTTATCAGCAGAACAAACGCTACCCAATATTCTGGTGATCTACGCCGACGATCTAGGGTACGGCGACGTCAGTGGTTACAACTCGGAAGCCAAGGTCACAACTGCCAACCTCGATCAGCTAGCGAAAGAAGGAATGCGTTTCACCGACGCCCACAGCCCTTCCACCGTCTGCACACCTTCTCGGTATGGCGTGATGACGGGGCGGATGCCATTTCGCTTGAACTACCGGGGTGTCTTCGTCGGAGTAGGCGGGCCATGTCTGATCGATAACGACCGGCTTACGTTGCCAGAGATGCTCAAACAGAGCGGGTATGCCACGGCGATGTTTGGCAAGTGGCACATTGGACTCAGCTTCTTCGACAAAGAGGGAAAGCCGATCGATCAGCGGCGCGATTTGAACGGAGTAGAAAAGGTTCGTGCGACCGACTTCACCCGCAAGATCCCCGATGGCCCGCTGGCGCATGGGTTCGACCAGTTCTTCGGGACGGCCTGCTGCCCAACGACCGATTGGCTATATGCTTGGATCGATGGAGATCAGATTCCGGTTCCGCCCACGAAAGTGCGTGCGGCCGAACCGCTGCGTGACTTCTTTCCTTATGCCGGAGACTGCCGCCCAGGGCTCGTCGCAGACGACTTTGATTTGTTTGAGGTCGACTTGGTATTCCTTGAAAAGAGCCAGGCATTTCTCAAACACCATGTCCAGAAGCATCCCAATCAGCCGTTCTTTCTCTTTCACTCGACGCAGGCCGTACACCTACCATCCCTTCCTGCGAAAGCGTTTCAAGGCAAAACGAATGCCGGCGTTCATGGTGATTTCATTTACGAATTCGACTGGGTCGTTGGCCAATTGTTGAAGACTCTCGACGAATTAAATGTCGCCGATAATACGATGGTGATTGTTACCAGTGATAATGGACCGGAGACAATCACCGTGCTCGATATGCGGAAGCGTTTCGAGCACGACGGTGCACACCCATTTCGCGGTATGAAACGAGATCAGTGGGAAGGCGGCCATCGTGTTCCGTTTATCGTCAGGTGGCCTGGTAAGGTTGCCCCTGGAATGACGTCCACGGAAACCATCTGCCAGACTGATCTGATGCGCACGATCGCTGACATGGTGGGAGTTACCATTCCACAAGGCGCCGCCGAGGATAGTTTCAGTTTCTTACCTGTGCTTAAGGGTGAAAAATACAGTAATCCCATTCGCCCCTATACCTTGCACACAACCATCAACTTGAGCATGGCAATTCGCCAAGGCGATTGGAAGTATCTAGATCACCCCGGTTCTGGCGGTAACAATTACCAGCAAGGGGCGTTGTCGATCTATAGATTGGAGGATACCGACCCGACCGCCCCGGGGCAACTTTACAATTTGAAATCTGATCCTGGCGAAACAACGAACGTTTACTCGCAGCATCCTGAAATCGTGAAACAACTAAAACAGCAGCTCGAAACCAGCAAACAGCAAGGTCGAAGTCGACCGTAG